AAGAAAAAGATTGGAGAACATATTTTTGCAAGTGTTCAGGATAATCTTGTAGCTGTTCTGGGGCAGCCCTGTGCTTCAGAGGAGGGTTCTAGAAGCAGAAAGGGAACATCATTCCTGTAACTGAGATTACATCTGTGCTACTGCCATCAAATCTATCTGAACTTTATCTCAAAAGGTCTTTTTATAGTGTATGGACATATCAAGGCTAACTGGAAACTACCAGGAAACTGTAATTTGGCCCATTTTTAGTAAGAGCTTGATTTTAGAACATTGCCAGTTTAAGCAGCGTGTCCTTAAGAAACTTCTTTGTGCAGTGACTGTGCTGAGCACACCAAGGTGAATGGATCTGCAGTGACACAACTGAGCCAAAATCCAATTTGCTCCCACCAGCAACAATGCCCAGAGCAATCACCAAACAGCACTGGAAAACCTTATCTGCTTTCTGTTCTATCAAGATGCAACAGGCAGGAGAACAGGTCCTGAAGACTTTTCAAGCTGAACTTGCAGAtgttggagctgctgtggtACTGAGGGGGAGAAATTCAAGCActgagagaggggctgagctcACCAGAGTCAGTGTCTGGATGTGCTCCTtgctctgctgtgctcagcccATCCATTTCTTCCTGCACAGAGATTTCCTTGGCTTCTCTGCCTCCCTCGCCTTCAGGAGCTTTGCTGGGGGCTGCTTCCAGTAGCTTCTCCTGCTTCTGGATGAAGGATTCCATAGCAGCCAGCGACAGGGTCCCAGAGACCTACAAAAGTGTGTTAGTGCCACAGAGCCTGGGGTCTGCAGTGCCCAGACAACCTCCCACCTCCTGGTTTGCACCCAGGTGTAGCCAACAGCACAACCAGAGCTGCTTATTGTCCTTCTGCCGAGAGCTGGCATGTGGCAACaaggctgcagcagccacagccctggTGGATGTTGATTATTCCCAAACAGGGCAGTGACTGGGGCTGTGAAAGGATTACAAGAGGATCTGAACTTACAGCATTGCCCTCCCTGATGGAGTACACGATCCTGTCATGAGCTTCATTCACACTCAGCACTGGAGTGATTTTACTGGATGAGAACCTCAGCCTGGACCTGAAAAGCAGAGCCACGGCACAGTCAGTTTTCTCTTCAAGCTGCGAATCATGAGTTTTCCTGCCTCAGCCAAGCCCTATGACCTGTTACTGTTGTCCACATCCAAGCTAAGAAATCTCATTAGACCTGAAGTGGTTCAAAAAAAGCATCTGCCTCCAGGATAACTAAGAGATGGCACTGAAAccacacagcaaaagcattaAAGCACTTTTCCTCGTGTACACCTGAGCCGAGCCAAGGTTGTCCAGCATTCCACAAGGAGCTGTTACACAGAAGCTGACAGGGAGATGTGGGCAGATGTCAGCAAGGTGTGagcactgcagcacacacagggaAGTGTTCAGAAAAGCCTCTGAGATGAAATACACTCAGCAGGATTGTGAAATCCAATTATAAACACTGACAAAAAGAAGGCTATGAAAGGACattgggattttgggacaaATTGTAAAATAGCCTGTTTATCATTAAGGAATGTCCTTTTCAGCCAGAATGGTTCTAAACTTGTACTTTTTGAATTTGTCTTTCTGTCCAAAGCAGCTTTTTCCAGCAAAACATCactttttggaaagaaaaagccaTACTTGTGCAGAAATCTTCCCTTCCTTGGTGAGGGAAGAACCACTGATGAGACAATCACAATGAGactgggcactgccagcagcaccaacaTTTGGTGAGGAACATCCATGAAACAATCTTAAATATTACTCATAAATAGCTATCTAAATGTCTTCTGGGCAAGGCCACTGTGTGGAACACACGGAAGAGGCAGGAGGGAACTTTCAGGTAGATAATTTAGAGCTGTATTTTGCAATCACTCCCTGCATGTATTTAAGGTTAAAAAGCAATTCCTCAGGACCACTAGTGTCTCTGCTGGCAAACGGCAGCACCTCAGAGCTCCTTTAGGAAGAAACCTACCTTCTGTGGAAACCTGAGCATTCCTGGGAAACCCTTTAGATAAACTGGGCTCAAACAGTTGTGTTCagcaagggaaggaggaagTAATTCAGCTAGAGTATGGCAGAATTTACTACCCAACACAGAATTTACTACCCAACACATAAAGCACCAAGACAGTTCTTCCCCACCATGGGCTCAGTTTATGCATTAATTCCTTGCTCTGCAAAGCTGAGGGAGCCCTTACTTGCTTTTCTTCCCGTCTGTCTGGGACTTCCCATCCACTTCTGACTCACTCAGATCCTCCGTGGGGCTCTGGGGCTCTGACCTGGGGAATGCTGTCTTCAAGGTGTCCACGATGGCATTGACAACAATCTGCAAAGCCAGCAATGCCTTTAATTACTGCATTGATCCTTCTTACTTACATGTACCAGGAGTTTTGAGACTTGCACTGGATGTTCTATTAAATAGGTTCTTTAACACAATCTCTGACCCTCCATAGCTTTATGGGTTTCTGGGCAAGCTGAGCCCAGCTCCAAAGAAAGGATTTTGGCTCCTAGGAGACACTGAAGCCTAGGAAGCAtctctgggggcagctggaaAGGGCTCAGGTAAGCAGCTCCCCACTTTTCCCACCTTGTCTATCCTGGAGACAACAAAGGGCTTCTTGACAAAGGCAATCCTGGCATCGGTGTTGAGGGCCAGGAATTCCTGCACCTCCTCGCTGTTTGCAATCTCAGGCACTGCACACAATTGCTGCAAGGACAGATGGAGATTTAGATCATTTCAGAGTCAAGCTCCCAACCTGATCATGGAAGAGACGTGGTGTGCTCCACTGTCTGCACAAATGTGTCCTGAGCTCTGCTTTTAGCTCACAGGGGCACACAAACATCTCACCTTCAGAAAAGATTCCAGCAGACTTTTCCTGGCTTCCACTTTATCGCTGTCCATGTTTCCAAATGGCAGATCAGGGAACAGTTTCTTTGGTCCTTTGATAtctacaaagaaaacaaacctggCAAGCTTGATAAAACTGCAAAATCACAGTAACCTTAATTTGCAAGATTTTGGATCTTAAAATTGAAGAATTTTCAAgattaaaagttaaaattttaGAATCTAAATACTTATTTTAGTCTTTATTAAAACCTTAATGCTCTAATGATTAAGGCTATCCCCACACACTGCCTGCCAACAGCCCAAGGTAATACACAGACACCAGTGCTTCTATCCACTATTATGGTGCAAAACTGCAAAGCCAACTGTTGTGGAACAGGAAGAGGAGTGTTTTGAAACACTAGAATTTACTTCCAGGAGAGATAAATCATTcctccagccagctctgcacagaACACTGGAGGATGTGGGCAGAAGACACAGCCCAGCATCCAGAGCTGCACAAGCAGGTCAGGCAACCCAAGGAGCAGAGGAATAGGGAATGGGACAAGAGGGAGAAGGATTTTCTCGGAGAGCTACTGCAGGCACTAACTTTTCAGGAACTTGCGGAGCTCTGGCTTCTCCTCCAGCCGGGTCTGGAGGTTGAGGAACTCGCGGTAGCGGCGGTTCACGGTGTGATAAGCCACCTGCTGCAGGCTGCCCGCGGCCTCGCCCTCCAGGGCTGTCTCATACTGAGGAGGAAGGCAAAGGCATCATCCTGACACATCCTAAAACAATCCCGCTCCCTGCTTGCCCCTCAATCCCCAGGCCGCACCCAGCAACTCCTCATGTCAACCCTTCCCTGAAGAGGAAGGAACCAATCATGATGgaacaaaagcaggaaaagattCAACCAGCCCCACAGGAATCCCAAACAGACACAGTGCCCCACTGCCAGACAAATTTATtgtggacacacacacacagagcaaatcCTCAGCTGCACACAGCAGCCCAGGTGGCGGCAGGGATGTGGGAAGGGGGTGAGTGCCCGGGGAGCCCTTACCTTGACGGTGTACAGGGTGTAGGGGTGGAAGCCGGTGCCGCTGTGCTCCCGGGCAGTGATGGTCCCGGTGATCCGCAGGTTCTGGATGACAACCGGCCCGTCGGGGCTGCTCAGGGGCTCGAAGCTGAAGGTGCTCATGGAGGCTGTTGGGGAGGATGAGAGCAGGGGCAGGCTCTGCCCGGGCTCTGGGGGAAACTGTGCTGGGCCCTCTGCTACCCCCAGATCTCTCCCCAGGCTGGAGGGTCTTTGTGAAGAGAacctcctggggacagctgggctttcctcctccttctcaaCAGCTGGCTCGATCTGGATGTCAGGGCAGGAGCTCAAAGCAGAGGAGGGAAGCAGGCCAGAATCCGAGCTGGGGGCAGGGCCGTGGTCCAGGTCCCCTGTGCCATCCTCCGAGGCAGgtgctccctctggcacagaagggtcctgggggggctcATCAAGGAGCTCTCCAGCCGGGGAAGgagccagcagctccatgtcctgCCCCACGTCAGGCGCAGGGGATTCCAGGTCCAAACCCTCACAGGGGAAGAGTGATCCTAGGGCTTGGGGGCGCAGGAAGGATTCCTCTGCATGGCATGACCTGCtcacctcctctccctcctctccagcagcccctgcctctctCCTGAGCCCCTCGGCAGCCCTTGGGGACAGGGGTAGCCCGGCGGGAGCTGAGTCCGTCTGTGCCGGGAAAGGCAAGGAATCCGGCACTGGGGGTGCAGGGTGGGGCTTCCCACCCCGGGGCTTCTTGGAAAACGCCCCGATGAGCAGCAGGTTGATCCAGTCGGGATCAGACATCTTCCTGATGGCCGGCAGCAGCACGTTGCAGGCCACCAGCTCCACCACCACAAAACGTCCTGTCCGCGTCTCCAGGTGCGGCCGCGGCACCAGCGCCCGCAGCAGCGCGTCCACGGCGGCCCGGGCACAGCCCACCTCGGCCGCGGGGCTCAGGAGAGCGGGGTGCGGCCCCGCCAGCCGGCTGTACTCCCTCCACAGCGTCCGGCCGCCCTTGGGGTCAGCCCTCAGCGCGTCCCGTGCCcgcaggaagctctgcaggtgctgcccGCACAGCAGGAGCAGGCGGCGGGCCAGCGCTCGCCGGTCCACCCGCCTCATCCGCCGCCGCAGCTCCGCGGCCAGCCCCAGCATGGCCCTCTCCACCTCGGCCTCGAAGGCCGGCTCTCTGCTCACCGTGCGGTACCAGGAGGCCACGAAATCCCGCACCACCTTTCGGACGGTGCTGGCGATCTCCTCCTGCAGCCGGCCCTCGTCCGCAGCGCTGCCGGCCGGGGCCCGCAGGGAGCTGACGAACCGCTCCAGCCGCagccggcggccgcgggggcccAGGGCCGGGGGGCCCAGCCAGCCCCCCAGCACGGCCAGCGCTCCGCACAGCAGCCCCAGCGCCCGCaggtccagcagcagctgcagggccagcagccagcccagggccaccagcagggccagcagcggCCGGCGGGACCCCGAGGGGCCCTGGGCCGGCATGGCAGGGTGGGCACGGGCAGCTGTCACAGCCGGGATgggtgggcagggggctgcGCAGCTCGAACCTCAGCAGGCTCGAGGGCTCGTCAGGGCCCAGACTGGGCTGCTCGAGCGGAGATCGGGGGCTCCACCACCCCGAAACCTCAGCGGGCACTGACACTCACAGAGCCCAGCAGGTCCGGAGCGCTCCCGGGGCTGGGTCAGAGCCCCCAGAGCGGGCCCTCAGCGGACAGCGCGGCTCCCGCAGCCCAGCACACCGGGGCCCTCAGCGGACAGCGCGGCTCCCGCAGCCCAGCACACCGGGGCCCTCAGCGGACAGCGGGGCTCCCGCAGCCCAGCACACCGGGGCCCTCAGCCGTCAGCGCGGCTCCCGCAGCCCAGCACACCGGGGCCCTCAGCGGACAGCGGGGCTCCCGCAGCTCAGCACACCGGGACCCCTGACTGGGTTCCGGGGCGCAGCCTCCCGGGCCCCCCACACCGGGCTCCTCATCAGGCACTGAGACCGAGCAGAGCCCCACCAAACCGGGCCCTCGCCgagcgctggggctgggcacagctcagccccTTAGCGGGAGCCGGGGAGAGGCACGGATCCCGCCAAGCCCAGTCCCTCAGCGGGCACTGGGGCTCACAGAGCCCAGCACACCGGGACCCGTGACCGGGTATCCACAGGGACTCGACTGAACGGACCCTTCACCGGGCACCGGGACGGGTCCCTCACCGCGTAGGTCACGCCCCACCGCCCAGACCCCTTCACCGAGCACCGAGACCCAGCCCGCAGGTGCCGGGAGCGCGGAGCTGAACGCGGCACACCGGGAGCCCCGGGCCCGACTCACCGCCCGGGCCCTCCGCCGGCACGATGGCCGCTTCCGCCCGCACTTCCGCTTCCTGTGCCGCCTTCCCACAGCGCCCCCCAGCGGGCTGGAGGTCTCAGCGGAGTGTCCCATTGTACGCTATAAAaccagattaaaataaaataaaataaaaataaaataaaaaaaaaataaaataaaataaaataaaataaaataaaataaaataaaataaaatataaaataaaataaaataaaataaaataaaataaaataaaataataaaatataataaattttcTTCACCGGTTTTAATGGGATAGGCTCAATATTTACGCAGGTGCTGGTTGTTTTTCAGCCAGGGatggtgtgaaaaatgcatattttatgattggccttttcgcaaatattaaattgaatactatatgtattgtgttatattgattagaagtgctgtattagcATTTTAATAgcatggtaaatgtagttttatAGTTAAAAAAGAATCtatgtatgtgtttttttttttactagctcaagcaagagatgagataatgaagaaactcttcacacagagatgccAGTGATaggggcccataaagaattactgcctccttatcggaaaagacaaacattcttccaccttctctccgtctgtatggaaccaccaggattaaggggaagaagttgacaaaaaccagaaaagttcttaatttgcaaggaatttatgcatcatgtatgagatgtatgaatatgcaacaggttattgcttttaaagattattcctttgttcacaaggcatgcttatcgggcttaagtgcccgagagcatccggacgtccgtaattctttgctttttattgtcttgtaattgtcctaactctaaattttcgttactctaattgtattactatttttataaccattttattattattaaacttgtaaaattttaaaaaccaagtggTTGGCGTTTTTCACAAATAGATTGTTATATTAACGGACTGCTCACGCCAGGATTGCTATCACGTGGGAACTTGCAAAGTGCGAGCTTGACTGATCCAACAGAGCAGGCCTGATTTTATAATATAAATAGATTATATATAGAAAAATATACGACATATAATTTATgttataattatataatttagTATTCTATtagaaataatatatattttatctattttatAGATGTTATTATAtcatatataaaaattatatgttatatataatttatatatattataatttttttttttctaccttaccgcaacatacctactttattctttaactctgcccagcccctgttctagctcagccttcccaaggcCTCACTCCTGCTCCAGGATTAACCCTCCAAGAGATTTACAGATTTACACCCCCCTGTCCTGCTGGCTCTCCCCACACTGGACACGCTGCAGTTAAAAAccttgtgcctcagtttcccctttgcctccagctgttccttcccttcTCCGAGAGGGGTTTGGGAG
The Anomalospiza imberbis isolate Cuckoo-Finch-1a 21T00152 chromosome 24, ASM3175350v1, whole genome shotgun sequence DNA segment above includes these coding regions:
- the SNX19 gene encoding sorting nexin-19 isoform X2, producing MPAQGPSGSRRPLLALLVALGWLLALQLLLDLRALGLLCGALAVLGGWLGPPALGPRGRRLRLERFVSSLRAPAGSAADEGRLQEEIASTVRKVVRDFVASWYRTVSREPAFEAEVERAMLGLAAELRRRMRRVDRRALARRLLLLCGQHLQSFLRARDALRADPKGGRTLWREYSRLAGPHPALLSPAAEVGCARAAVDALLRALVPRPHLETRTGRFVVVELVACNVLLPAIRKMSDPDWINLLLIGAFSKKPRGGKPHPAPPVPDSLPFPAQTDSAPAGLPLSPRAAEGLRREAGAAGEEGEEVSRSCHAEESFLRPQALGSLFPCEGLDLESPAPDVGQDMELLAPSPAGELLDEPPQDPSVPEGAPASEDGTGDLDHGPAPSSDSGLLPSSALSSCPDIQIEPAVEKEEESPAVPRRFSSQRPSSLGRDLGVAEGPAQFPPEPGQSLPLLSSSPTASMSTFSFEPLSSPDGPVVIQNLRITGTITAREHSGTGFHPYTLYTVKYETALEGEAAGSLQQVAYHTVNRRYREFLNLQTRLEEKPELRKFLKNIKGPKKLFPDLPFGNMDSDKVEARKSLLESFLKQLCAVPEIANSEEVQEFLALNTDARIAFVKKPFVVSRIDKIVVNAIVDTLKTAFPRSEPQSPTEDLSESEVDGKSQTDGKKSKSRLRFSSSKITPVLSVNEAHDRIVYSIREGNAVSGTLSLAAMESFIQKQEKLLEAAPSKAPEGEGGREAKEISVQEEMDGLSTAEQGAHPDTDSDSETALADLALDVLRLVLVDHWSWLCTENIQKVFNLLFGTLVQRALGCTRSCRGVVVTELQARTPAAKRNGSPGPAG
- the SNX19 gene encoding sorting nexin-19 isoform X3 produces the protein MPAQGPSGSRRPLLALLVALGWLLALQLLLDLRALGLLCGALAVLGGWLGPPALGPRGRRLRLERFVSSLRAPAGSAADEGRLQEEIASTVRKVVRDFVASWYRTVSREPAFEAEVERAMLGLAAELRRRMRRVDRRALARRLLLLCGQHLQSFLRARDALRADPKGGRTLWREYSRLAGPHPALLSPAAEVGCARAAVDALLRALVPRPHLETRTGRFVVVELVACNVLLPAIRKMSDPDWINLLLIGAFSKKPRGGKPHPAPPVPDSLPFPAQTDSAPAGLPLSPRAAEGLRREAGAAGEEGEEVSRSCHAEESFLRPQALGSLFPCEGLDLESPAPDVGQDMELLAPSPAGELLDEPPQDPSVPEGAPASEDGTGDLDHGPAPSSDSGLLPSSALSSCPDIQIEPAVEKEEESPAVPRRFSSQRPSSLGRDLGVAEGPAQFPPEPGQSLPLLSSSPTASMSTFSFEPLSSPDGPVVIQNLRITGTITAREHSGTGFHPYTLYTVKYETALEGEAAGSLQQVAYHTVNRRYREFLNLQTRLEEKPELRKFLKNIKGPKKLFPDLPFGNMDSDKVEARKSLLESFLKQLCAVPEIANSEEVQEFLALNTDARIAFVKKPFVVSRIDKIVVNAIVDTLKTAFPRSEPQSPTEDLSESEVDGKSQTDGKKSKSRLRFSSSKITPVLSVNEAHDRIVYSIREGNAVSGTLSLAAMESFIQKQEKLLEAAPSKAPEGEGGREAKEISVQEEMDGLSTAEQGAHPDTDSDSETALADLALDVLRLVLVDHWSWLCTENIQKVFNLLFGTLVQRTGTKTLGSHLDPLDWKVPPAESNA
- the SNX19 gene encoding sorting nexin-19 isoform X1, producing MPAQGPSGSRRPLLALLVALGWLLALQLLLDLRALGLLCGALAVLGGWLGPPALGPRGRRLRLERFVSSLRAPAGSAADEGRLQEEIASTVRKVVRDFVASWYRTVSREPAFEAEVERAMLGLAAELRRRMRRVDRRALARRLLLLCGQHLQSFLRARDALRADPKGGRTLWREYSRLAGPHPALLSPAAEVGCARAAVDALLRALVPRPHLETRTGRFVVVELVACNVLLPAIRKMSDPDWINLLLIGAFSKKPRGGKPHPAPPVPDSLPFPAQTDSAPAGLPLSPRAAEGLRREAGAAGEEGEEVSRSCHAEESFLRPQALGSLFPCEGLDLESPAPDVGQDMELLAPSPAGELLDEPPQDPSVPEGAPASEDGTGDLDHGPAPSSDSGLLPSSALSSCPDIQIEPAVEKEEESPAVPRRFSSQRPSSLGRDLGVAEGPAQFPPEPGQSLPLLSSSPTASMSTFSFEPLSSPDGPVVIQNLRITGTITAREHSGTGFHPYTLYTVKYETALEGEAAGSLQQVAYHTVNRRYREFLNLQTRLEEKPELRKFLKNIKGPKKLFPDLPFGNMDSDKVEARKSLLESFLKQLCAVPEIANSEEVQEFLALNTDARIAFVKKPFVVSRIDKIVVNAIVDTLKTAFPRSEPQSPTEDLSESEVDGKSQTDGKKSKSRLRFSSSKITPVLSVNEAHDRIVYSIREGNAVSGTLSLAAMESFIQKQEKLLEAAPSKAPEGEGGREAKEISVQEEMDGLSTAEQGAHPDTDSDSETALADLALDVLRLVLVDHWSWLCTENIQKVFNLLFGTLVQRWLEVQMITLTCTQRWVQYLQLLQESIWPGGVLPGVPKPPRTEEQKKATAEQALQSLMGILPNVIQEILGTSKCRMSWTLVLESLSQPVINRHLVFCLLDILLEFLVLKGSSKEPEAAAATPCACSGPDKGVPAL
- the SNX19 gene encoding sorting nexin-19 isoform X4, which gives rise to MPAQGPSGSRRPLLALLVALGWLLALQLLLDLRALGLLCGALAVLGGWLGPPALGPRGRRLRLERFVSSLRAPAGSAADEGRLQEEIASTVRKVVRDFVASWYRTVSREPAFEAEVERAMLGLAAELRRRMRRVDRRALARRLLLLCGQHLQSFLRARDALRADPKGGRTLWREYSRLAGPHPALLSPAAEVGCARAAVDALLRALVPRPHLETRTGRFVVVELVACNVLLPAIRKMSDPDWINLLLIGAFSKKPRGGKPHPAPPVPDSLPFPAQTDSAPAGLPLSPRAAEGLRREAGAAGEEGEEVSRSCHAEESFLRPQALGSLFPCEGLDLESPAPDVGQDMELLAPSPAGELLDEPPQDPSVPEGAPASEDGTGDLDHGPAPSSDSGLLPSSALSSCPDIQIEPAVEKEEESPAVPRRFSSQRPSSLGRDLGVAEGPAQFPPEPGQSLPLLSSSPTASMSTFSFEPLSSPDGPVVIQNLRITGTITAREHSGTGFHPYTLYTVKYETALEGEAAGSLQQVAYHTVNRRYREFLNLQTRLEEKPELRKFLKNIKGPKKLFPDLPFGNMDSDKVEARKSLLESFLKQLCAVPEIANSEEVQEFLALNTDARIAFVKKPFVVSRIDKIVVNAIVDTLKTAFPRSEPQSPTEDLSESEVDGKSQTDGKKSKSRLRFSSSKITPVLSVNEAHDRIVYSIREGNAVSGTLSLAAMESFIQKQEKLLEAAPSKAPEGEGGREAKEISVQEEMDGLSTAEQGAHPDTDSDSETALADLALDVLRLVLVDHWSWLCTENIQKVFNLLFGTLVQRGAPAECQHPRDGPGSIQGADPGL